A stretch of the Clostridium fungisolvens genome encodes the following:
- a CDS encoding response regulator yields MYSVMIVDDEPIIRMGLKKIVNWEEFGFKIICEARDGEEALKLLSEHNIDFIVSDIKMHKVNGIELLREIRDMELDTLVVLLSGYDEFLYAQEGIRLGAFDYILKPIDSQKLKNILVNAYKKLKMKEEKEYEYSINKIISGEKILYDLLRGKSLIMIDEYISQYDLPLVKGKVQVAIVEINDIVISKEDISGSIEWSYLEKNFQDIIEKELEKSSIEYFHILDEELGKKIIIVQTEKEVELQAFNESFVFALKGILKRCNEELGIKLNIGIGNCYNQIYSIHKSYLNAKETLKYKYVLGTNRIINLSELVDTRQENFVYPIEKEKALINSIILGKEDSLSMLQQLIKEIAQILNFDIFKINIAFTQIVYNIYNNVLKKYSFLEDVYDLSQLIKIGFLGVENLEDIEKQLTDNIRKLINVISEYNLNKNDNVVQKACEYVLNNIDKDITLTVMSNYLNISKNYLCSIFKQQTGENFLEYVTKAKMERAKVLLKKHDYKVYEVSEVLGYKETAYFSKLFKKHTGYNPAEYKKCSL; encoded by the coding sequence GTGTATTCAGTTATGATTGTAGATGATGAACCAATTATCCGAATGGGATTAAAAAAGATAGTCAATTGGGAAGAGTTTGGATTTAAGATTATTTGTGAAGCACGAGATGGAGAAGAGGCACTAAAATTGCTGTCGGAACATAATATAGATTTTATTGTTTCTGATATTAAGATGCATAAGGTAAATGGAATTGAACTATTAAGAGAAATAAGGGATATGGAATTAGATACCTTAGTAGTACTATTAAGTGGATATGATGAATTTTTGTATGCACAAGAAGGTATAAGACTTGGTGCTTTTGACTATATACTAAAACCAATAGATTCACAAAAACTTAAGAACATACTGGTTAATGCATATAAAAAACTTAAGATGAAAGAAGAAAAGGAGTATGAATACAGCATAAACAAAATTATATCTGGTGAAAAGATACTGTATGATTTATTACGAGGAAAGAGCCTGATTATGATTGATGAGTATATTTCACAATATGATTTACCTTTAGTTAAGGGGAAAGTTCAGGTAGCAATAGTTGAAATCAATGATATTGTTATTAGCAAAGAGGATATAAGTGGAAGCATTGAATGGAGTTACTTGGAAAAGAACTTTCAGGATATAATTGAGAAAGAGTTGGAGAAGAGTAGCATAGAGTATTTTCATATTTTAGATGAAGAGTTAGGGAAAAAGATTATTATAGTACAGACAGAAAAAGAAGTTGAATTGCAAGCTTTCAATGAAAGTTTTGTATTTGCTTTAAAGGGTATACTTAAAAGATGTAATGAGGAATTAGGAATTAAGCTAAATATAGGAATTGGCAATTGCTATAACCAGATATATAGTATTCATAAAAGCTACCTGAATGCAAAAGAAACATTAAAATATAAATATGTGTTAGGTACAAATAGGATAATTAACCTAAGTGAATTGGTAGATACAAGACAAGAGAATTTTGTTTACCCAATTGAAAAAGAGAAGGCGCTTATAAACTCAATAATCTTGGGGAAAGAAGATTCATTAAGTATGCTTCAGCAGTTAATTAAAGAAATAGCTCAAATATTGAACTTTGACATTTTTAAGATTAATATTGCCTTTACACAAATCGTATATAATATTTATAATAATGTATTAAAAAAATATAGCTTTTTAGAAGATGTATATGATTTAAGTCAGCTCATTAAAATTGGGTTCTTAGGTGTTGAGAACTTGGAAGATATTGAAAAGCAATTGACAGATAATATTAGAAAACTCATAAATGTTATAAGCGAATATAATTTGAATAAGAACGATAATGTAGTTCAAAAGGCCTGTGAATATGTGTTAAACAATATAGATAAGGATATTACTTTAACAGTTATGTCTAATTACTTAAATATCAGCAAGAACTATCTATGTTCTATATTTAAGCAGCAGACAGGAGAAAATTTCTTAGAATATGTAACAAAAGCTAAGATGGAGAGAGCAAAAGTTTTATTAAAGAAGCATGACTATAAGGTCTATGAAGTTAGTGAAGTTTTAGGCTATAAAGAAACTGCGTATTTTAGCAAACTCTTTAAAAAGCATACCGGATATAACCCAGCTGAATATAAAAAGTGCAGCTTGTAA
- a CDS encoding sensor histidine kinase produces the protein MIKFLIKKIISVFMNKSLMKKLIITYILIIGIPILIFSFYTFDELSENAKQDTINRANYDLSNEYDSVEKNVYIMRNIINSLEANNELLGYLQGDMHDSKKLIDFKDTTYKQLISLQNSNPTIKQINIFTKNVNVRELWPTFYRVDRITQKDWYKKTIEKNGAEYWNINHYDNDIKINSAYNDESKDLVVSLNKNIEYPYNKLLGISRVTMRSKDFFPKMFQEDIMKSGQIFFVNKEGMDIQTDKNSFLLKNSKFDIDKFGEDIKDKLVYEKGEITYNQGKDKYIILYKESPIPNNYLLSVISLNNVSKGIKKSRLLLIWNSSLLLIVLSIVVYYATKTILKRLYKIINAVKQVRSGDLMPSIEVYGNDEVGVLAHNFRQMMKTIDVLIKESVHKEIMTKEAELKSLKTQIDSHFLYNTLENIRMMALVEDNFLVSDCLASLGDMMRYNMKWNNEFVLLSEEIKHINNYIALMTLRYDFEIILKIDIDEQFLKRPILKFTIQPLVENAVKHGLSEKLRDENGNITISVHTDEEYLYLSVRDEGKGMNVKQVQALQSHIDGNTDKSFGVGLKNVNDRIKLFYGKQYGILIEAQEYSYTKMILRLPNKQEQSSS, from the coding sequence ATGATAAAATTTTTGATTAAAAAGATTATAAGTGTATTTATGAATAAAAGTTTAATGAAAAAGTTAATTATAACCTACATACTTATAATCGGCATTCCTATTTTAATTTTCTCTTTCTATACATTTGATGAACTTTCTGAAAATGCTAAGCAGGATACAATAAATAGGGCTAACTATGATCTAAGTAATGAATACGACAGTGTTGAAAAAAATGTTTATATAATGAGAAATATAATAAATTCCCTGGAAGCAAATAATGAGTTGCTTGGATATCTACAAGGGGATATGCATGATTCGAAGAAATTAATTGATTTCAAGGATACAACTTATAAACAGTTAATAAGTCTACAAAATAGCAATCCAACAATAAAACAAATAAATATCTTCACTAAAAATGTAAATGTGAGAGAGTTATGGCCTACATTTTATAGAGTAGATAGAATTACTCAGAAGGATTGGTATAAAAAAACTATTGAAAAAAACGGGGCTGAATATTGGAATATAAATCATTATGACAATGATATAAAAATTAATTCAGCTTATAATGACGAATCTAAAGATTTAGTAGTTTCTCTCAACAAAAATATTGAATACCCATATAATAAGCTTTTAGGAATTAGCAGAGTAACTATGCGTTCAAAAGACTTTTTCCCAAAGATGTTTCAAGAAGATATCATGAAGAGTGGACAAATATTTTTTGTAAATAAAGAGGGAATGGATATACAAACAGATAAGAATAGTTTTTTACTTAAAAACTCTAAATTTGATATAGATAAGTTTGGAGAAGATATAAAAGATAAATTAGTATATGAAAAAGGTGAAATAACCTATAACCAAGGCAAAGATAAGTATATTATATTGTATAAAGAGTCCCCCATACCTAATAATTACTTATTAAGTGTAATATCCTTAAACAATGTTTCAAAAGGAATAAAAAAATCTAGACTTTTATTAATATGGAACTCTTCACTCTTACTGATAGTATTATCTATTGTTGTTTATTATGCGACTAAGACAATCCTTAAGAGATTATATAAAATAATAAATGCAGTTAAACAAGTAAGAAGTGGAGACTTGATGCCTAGTATAGAGGTATATGGTAATGATGAAGTAGGTGTACTTGCACATAACTTTAGGCAAATGATGAAGACTATTGATGTACTAATTAAGGAGAGTGTCCATAAAGAAATAATGACTAAGGAAGCGGAATTAAAATCATTGAAGACTCAAATAGATTCCCACTTTCTATATAATACTCTCGAAAATATAAGAATGATGGCATTAGTTGAAGATAATTTTCTTGTATCTGATTGTTTAGCTTCTTTAGGTGATATGATGAGATATAATATGAAATGGAATAATGAATTTGTGCTATTAAGTGAAGAAATAAAACATATCAATAATTATATTGCTTTAATGACTTTAAGATATGACTTTGAAATAATTTTAAAGATTGATATTGATGAGCAATTTCTTAAAAGGCCTATATTAAAATTTACTATTCAGCCATTAGTGGAAAACGCAGTGAAGCATGGTCTTTCGGAAAAGTTAAGAGATGAAAATGGAAACATAACTATATCTGTTCATACTGATGAGGAATATCTGTATTTAAGTGTCAGAGATGAAGGAAAAGGAATGAATGTAAAACAAGTACAAGCTCTGCAGAGTCATATAGATGGAAATACAGATAAAAGTTTTGGAGTTGGACTCAAGAATGTAAATGACAGAATAAAACTTTTTTATGGAAAGCAGTACGGTATTCTTATAGAAGCTCAGGAGTATAGCTATACTAAGATGATACTTAGACTTCCTAATAAACAAGAACAATCTAGTTCTTAA
- a CDS encoding extracellular solute-binding protein, protein MRRYNEKVFIGVMSFMILTVTITFFILYSPFDKKTDKVAKSNNGGEGWKADTSPITFDWYIDFSWFTTKWGTNPVSKYVTQKTGVNLNFIIPSGDETQKLNAMIETGKLPDLITLSAGDDGYKRIIQSGLAFPLDELAKKYDVYFTKVADKQKLEWYKQDDGHVYCYPNFSNTVTDTSYKEDKPSNQAFLVRKDIYEAIGKPDMRTPEGFLGALEKAKKLFPMVNGQELIPIGFHEFTDSGNLSLGTILLNFLAIPWEKDGKIYDRETDKEYIRWLKTLRTANERGLLSNDIFIDKRAQMEENITEGRYFALLYQSSDMAAQQLKLYSKDKNQIYMAVDGPANTKLDQPKLAGDSISGWTVTLISNRCKDPERAIRFLSYLISEEGNRDLYLGIKGLTWDEIGGKEQFKPEVLDLLNKDRIAFDNKYGAANTYWMLADDNLQQKWTPPSGEPIKEISEWARGKTYNYSLFDDISPYGENQEGSALSRINSKWQSTLKNLLIAKSDSEFDSILNEFITYRNAQGWDKIQEYKQQRYEENKRKLNLVR, encoded by the coding sequence ATGAGAAGATATAATGAAAAGGTATTCATAGGTGTTATGAGCTTTATGATCTTAACAGTAACAATTACTTTTTTTATTTTATATAGTCCTTTTGATAAAAAGACAGATAAGGTAGCTAAAAGCAATAATGGTGGAGAAGGCTGGAAAGCAGATACAAGCCCTATAACATTTGATTGGTACATTGATTTTTCATGGTTTACAACTAAATGGGGAACTAATCCTGTATCAAAATATGTTACTCAGAAGACTGGTGTTAACTTGAACTTTATAATTCCAAGTGGAGATGAAACACAGAAATTGAATGCTATGATCGAAACAGGCAAATTGCCAGATCTCATTACATTAAGTGCTGGGGATGATGGGTACAAAAGAATTATACAGAGTGGATTAGCATTTCCCCTTGATGAATTAGCGAAAAAATATGATGTATACTTTACGAAGGTTGCAGATAAGCAAAAGCTGGAGTGGTATAAGCAAGATGATGGACATGTATATTGTTATCCTAATTTTTCTAATACTGTGACTGATACAAGTTATAAAGAGGACAAACCTTCAAATCAGGCCTTTTTGGTTAGGAAAGATATTTATGAAGCTATAGGAAAGCCGGATATGAGGACTCCTGAAGGTTTTTTAGGTGCACTTGAAAAAGCTAAAAAACTATTTCCTATGGTGAATGGACAAGAGTTAATACCTATAGGCTTTCACGAATTTACTGACTCTGGTAATCTTTCACTAGGAACAATTCTACTTAACTTTTTAGCAATACCTTGGGAAAAGGACGGAAAAATATATGACAGAGAGACTGATAAAGAATATATTAGGTGGTTAAAAACTTTAAGAACAGCTAATGAAAGAGGATTGCTATCAAATGATATTTTTATAGATAAAAGAGCTCAGATGGAAGAAAATATTACTGAAGGAAGATACTTTGCACTACTTTACCAAAGCTCTGATATGGCAGCTCAGCAATTAAAGCTATATTCTAAGGATAAAAATCAAATTTATATGGCAGTTGATGGACCTGCTAACACCAAACTTGACCAACCTAAATTAGCAGGAGATAGTATTTCTGGATGGACGGTTACATTAATTTCAAATAGATGCAAGGATCCAGAAAGAGCTATACGTTTTTTAAGCTATCTAATCAGTGAAGAGGGAAATAGAGACTTATATTTAGGGATTAAGGGACTTACATGGGATGAAATTGGAGGAAAAGAACAGTTTAAACCAGAAGTATTAGATTTATTAAATAAGGATAGAATCGCATTTGATAATAAGTATGGAGCAGCAAATACCTATTGGATGCTAGCAGATGATAATCTACAACAAAAATGGACACCTCCGAGTGGTGAGCCAATCAAGGAAATAAGTGAGTGGGCAAGAGGTAAAACCTATAATTACTCTTTATTTGATGACATTAGTCCCTATGGAGAAAATCAGGAAGGAAGTGCTTTATCTAGAATAAATTCTAAATGGCAAAGCACCTTAAAAAACCTGCTTATTGCTAAAAGTGATAGTGAGTTTGATAGTATTTTAAATGAATTTATTACTTATAGAAATGCACAAGGATGGGATAAGATACAAGAATATAAACAGCAAAGATATGAAGAGAATAAGAGAAAGTTGAATTTAGTGAGATAA
- the guaA gene encoding glutamine-hydrolyzing GMP synthase, with protein sequence MNKEIVLVVDFGGQYNQLIARRVRECGVYCEIIPFTYGVEKIKAKNPSAVIFTGGPNSVYGEDSPSIDSEIFNLNIPVLGICYGDQLMAHILGGKVDTAPVREYGKTNVNLDSTSKLFKGIESAETCWMSHTDYIAEAPKGFKITGHTDVCPIAAMENEEKKLYGVQFHPEVEHTPFGKKMLENFLYDICGLSKTWSMASFAEEKIKEIKEIVGDKKLICALSGGVDSSVAAVMVHKAVGKQLTCIFVDHGLLRKDEGDQVEKIFSEQFDMNLIRVNAQERFLSKLAGQADPETKRKIIGEEFIRVFEEEANKIGDAKFLVQGTIYPDVVESGTGTSAVIKSHHNVGGLPEDIDFELIEPLRELFKDEVRAVGEELGIPHNLVWRQPFPGPGLAIRVLGEVTEEKLHIVREADAIYREEIALNGLEGKIWQYFAVLPDIRSVGVMGDERTYCHTIALRAVTSSDGMTSNWAHIPYEVLDKISRRIVNEVQGVNRIVYDITSKPPATIEWE encoded by the coding sequence ATGAATAAAGAAATTGTTTTGGTAGTGGATTTTGGTGGACAATATAATCAGCTTATTGCAAGAAGAGTAAGAGAATGCGGAGTATATTGTGAAATCATACCTTTCACTTACGGAGTGGAAAAAATAAAAGCAAAAAATCCAAGTGCTGTAATATTCACTGGTGGTCCTAATAGTGTTTATGGAGAAGATTCTCCATCAATCGATAGCGAAATATTCAATCTAAACATACCTGTTCTAGGAATATGCTACGGAGATCAATTAATGGCTCATATTCTTGGCGGTAAAGTTGATACAGCTCCAGTTAGAGAATACGGAAAAACTAATGTAAATTTAGATAGTACTTCAAAGCTATTTAAAGGAATAGAAAGTGCTGAAACATGCTGGATGAGTCATACTGACTACATAGCTGAAGCTCCAAAGGGCTTTAAGATAACTGGTCACACTGATGTTTGTCCAATAGCTGCTATGGAAAATGAAGAAAAGAAACTTTATGGAGTTCAATTCCACCCAGAAGTAGAACATACTCCATTTGGTAAGAAGATGCTTGAAAACTTCCTTTATGACATATGCGGACTTTCAAAGACATGGTCTATGGCTTCCTTTGCAGAAGAAAAGATAAAAGAAATAAAAGAAATAGTTGGAGATAAGAAGCTTATCTGTGCACTTTCAGGTGGAGTTGATTCATCTGTTGCAGCAGTTATGGTACATAAAGCAGTAGGTAAGCAATTAACTTGTATCTTCGTTGATCACGGTCTACTTAGAAAAGACGAAGGAGATCAAGTTGAAAAAATCTTCAGTGAACAATTTGATATGAACCTTATAAGAGTAAATGCTCAAGAAAGATTCTTATCAAAGCTTGCAGGTCAAGCAGATCCTGAAACTAAGAGAAAGATAATCGGAGAAGAATTCATAAGAGTATTCGAAGAAGAAGCAAACAAGATTGGTGATGCTAAGTTCTTAGTTCAAGGAACAATATATCCAGACGTAGTTGAAAGCGGTACTGGAACTTCAGCTGTTATAAAGAGTCACCATAATGTTGGAGGACTTCCAGAAGATATAGATTTTGAACTAATCGAACCATTAAGAGAATTATTTAAAGATGAAGTTAGAGCTGTTGGAGAAGAACTTGGAATACCTCACAACTTAGTATGGAGACAGCCATTCCCAGGACCAGGACTTGCAATAAGAGTTCTTGGCGAAGTAACAGAAGAAAAGCTTCATATAGTAAGAGAAGCTGATGCTATATACAGAGAAGAAATTGCTCTTAACGGTCTTGAAGGCAAGATATGGCAATACTTTGCTGTTCTACCTGATATAAGAAGTGTAGGGGTTATGGGAGACGAAAGAACTTACTGCCATACTATAGCACTTAGAGCAGTAACATCTTCAGACGGAATGACTTCAAACTGGGCACACATACCATATGAAGTTCTAGATAAAATATCAAGAAGAATAGTCAATGAAGTTCAAGGAGTAAACAGAATCGTTTATGATATAACTTCTAAACCACCAGCAACTATTGAGTGGGAATAA
- the guaB gene encoding IMP dehydrogenase, translating to MAIIWKTGYTFDDVLLVPHKSEILPNQVETKSQLTRKIKLNIPLISAGMDTVTEAKMAIAMAREGGIGIIHKNMSIEEQAKEVDRVKRQENGVITNPIFLSKNHTIREANELMGQYRISGVPITEDGRLIGIITNRDILFETNFERPIDEVMTKENLITAPENTTIDEAKEILKKHKIEKLPLVDSEGFLKGLITIKDIEKARVFPNAAKDEKGRLLCGAAVGVTGDMVERVDALVKAQVDVITIDTAHGHSKGVIDAVSKIKSLYPELQIIAGNVATAEATRDLIEAGADCVKIGIGPGSICTTRVVAGVGVPQLTAVMDCAEEGRKHGVPVIADGGIKYSGDVVKALAAGAGSVMMGSLLAGCEEAPGEMEIYQGRNYKVYRGMGSLSAMAAGSKDRYFQEGSKKLVPEGVEGRVAYKGYLSETVFQIVGGIRSGMGYLGAKTLEDLFENARFVVQTSAGLRESHPHDINITKEAPNYSVNQ from the coding sequence ATGGCTATAATATGGAAAACTGGATATACCTTTGATGACGTACTTCTTGTACCACACAAATCAGAAATACTACCAAATCAAGTTGAAACAAAATCACAACTTACAAGAAAGATAAAACTTAATATACCACTAATAAGTGCAGGTATGGATACTGTAACTGAAGCAAAGATGGCTATTGCAATGGCAAGAGAAGGTGGCATAGGTATTATTCATAAGAATATGTCCATAGAGGAACAAGCAAAAGAGGTTGATAGAGTTAAGAGACAGGAAAATGGAGTAATAACTAATCCAATATTCCTTTCAAAGAACCATACTATAAGAGAAGCAAATGAACTTATGGGTCAATACAGAATCTCTGGAGTGCCTATAACTGAAGACGGAAGACTAATTGGAATAATAACTAATAGAGATATATTATTCGAGACAAACTTCGAAAGACCAATAGATGAAGTTATGACTAAGGAAAACCTAATAACTGCACCTGAAAATACTACAATAGATGAAGCTAAGGAAATTCTTAAAAAACATAAGATAGAAAAGCTTCCTTTAGTTGATAGTGAAGGTTTCTTAAAGGGTCTTATAACTATAAAAGATATTGAAAAAGCAAGAGTATTCCCAAATGCAGCTAAAGATGAAAAGGGCAGACTTTTATGTGGAGCTGCTGTAGGGGTTACAGGAGATATGGTAGAAAGAGTTGATGCTTTAGTAAAAGCTCAAGTTGATGTTATAACAATAGATACTGCTCATGGACATTCAAAAGGTGTTATAGATGCAGTAAGTAAAATAAAGAGCCTTTATCCTGAACTACAAATCATAGCTGGTAATGTAGCTACTGCAGAAGCTACAAGAGATCTTATAGAAGCTGGTGCTGATTGTGTTAAGATAGGTATAGGACCTGGATCAATCTGTACTACAAGAGTTGTTGCAGGTGTTGGTGTACCACAACTTACAGCTGTTATGGATTGTGCTGAAGAAGGAAGAAAGCATGGAGTTCCAGTTATAGCTGACGGAGGAATAAAGTACTCAGGAGATGTAGTTAAGGCTTTAGCTGCTGGTGCTGGCAGTGTTATGATGGGTTCACTTCTTGCTGGTTGTGAAGAAGCTCCAGGAGAAATGGAAATATACCAAGGAAGAAACTATAAGGTTTATAGAGGAATGGGTTCACTTTCAGCTATGGCTGCAGGAAGCAAGGACAGATACTTCCAAGAAGGAAGCAAGAAGCTTGTACCTGAAGGAGTAGAAGGAAGAGTTGCTTATAAGGGATATTTATCAGAAACTGTATTCCAAATAGTTGGTGGAATAAGATCAGGTATGGGATATCTTGGTGCTAAGACTTTAGAAGATTTATTTGAAAATGCAAGATTTGTAGTTCAAACTTCAGCTGGTCTTAGAGAAAGTCATCCTCATGATATAAACATAACTAAAGAAGCTCCAAACTATAGTGTAAATCAATAA